From Myxococcus xanthus, a single genomic window includes:
- a CDS encoding nSTAND1 domain-containing NTPase has translation MKSSSGRLDPPAEFEEYRLLRPLGHGAMGQVFLAQDTLLDRQVAVKFIATAQGRLPDAAARARFFQEARAIARLQHPNVVAIHRVGEVRGQPYLVSELIRGEPLDRLQRPVDAQQALALGLGLARGLAAAHRRGILHRDIKPANAILSEDGEVKLLDFGLAESAFAEEELPASAAGTDVPASPGPSPKDTRPMPGPRPVDTRLPAAPGVTDAVSSPGPRPTDTRPLSVMLGRDTGPRADEARQDFVPGTPLYLAPELWRGEPASRASDVYALGILLYELCAGHAPHEGVPLEQLGAAIQERPPPPLSERAPGLSPAFAAIVDRCVDADPARRYESGDALREALEALSTPTRASAIPTGNPYLGLRAFDAAHRSVFFGREPELREVLDRLRGDTFVLLAGDSGVGKSSLCRAGILPAVSQSGLEDGGPAWAVISGTPGRRPLETWVELLAPVVGESADALRARLTTEEPGVLARALRRRPTNAPPLLLFIDQLEELVTFSESTQAARLAEELALVLRRAPRFRLLTTARSDCLTRMVALPGLGDELPRALHLLRALSEHGLREAVAGPVRVLGMRFESPAMVDALVASAARAEGGLPLLQFALEALWEARDSQRQLIPAAALEALGGVEGALARHADAVVVRLRPEQRPRARAMLLELVTPEGTRLRRTQEELLRGPDDDAGRAVLDGLVRGRLLTAGEAEDGDGVYTLAHESLVTGWDTLRGWLGQDEQRRAVRMRLERAAAEWERLGHPPELLYGERQLTESRAAGLSHVEKPRERDFLSRSRRAVRRRRVTRWLAVALVPLVLGGVVGVTRVQARAQLDARINRHLDEAKVQQVALDMRRAELDQLSAEAFTLFDTPGPQNREAAEAVWSRAQQTRQAVEETALRAMSELEAAWGLAPGNPRVSPLMANLLVTRVEFAEQERQPEQRAQWLARLGAHDPMGELRRGLTAPARLTLTSEPAGARVRLLEPTPEGEPVPGRDLGQTPLHEVALPAGSHLLVMEAPGRFPVRVPVLLASGERLALDVPLPAAGLVPEGFVHIPAGRFLQGASESEYLRRAFFFAPPLHRVDTGAYLIARHEVTFAQYIAFLETLPPEERAARMPGSRRRLTVVDLAHEPDGRWRLTLRPASASYSVRDGERLRYGKRDRRQEQDWLRFPVSAVSFDDALAYVAWLGRTGQVPGARMCTEREWERAARGADGRRYPAGDWLAPDDANHDATYGREPWGFGPDEVGSHPRSRSPFGVDDMVGNVWEWTRSDVAPEKPSAQGGSWYQSDLTAHTANRDRVERTQREALIGFRVCATPRP, from the coding sequence ATGAAATCCTCCTCCGGGCGATTGGATCCCCCCGCGGAGTTCGAGGAGTACCGGCTGCTGCGCCCCCTGGGGCACGGCGCCATGGGACAGGTGTTCCTGGCGCAGGACACGCTGTTGGACCGGCAGGTGGCGGTGAAGTTCATCGCCACGGCGCAGGGCCGGCTGCCGGACGCGGCGGCGCGCGCGCGCTTCTTCCAGGAGGCACGCGCCATCGCCCGGCTCCAGCACCCCAACGTGGTGGCCATCCACCGCGTCGGCGAGGTGCGCGGTCAGCCCTACCTGGTGTCCGAGCTCATCCGAGGAGAGCCGCTGGACCGGTTGCAGCGGCCGGTGGATGCACAGCAGGCGCTCGCGTTGGGCCTTGGGCTCGCCAGAGGGCTGGCCGCGGCGCACCGGCGCGGCATCCTCCACCGCGACATCAAGCCCGCCAATGCCATCCTGTCCGAGGACGGCGAGGTGAAGCTGCTCGACTTCGGACTCGCGGAGTCCGCGTTCGCGGAGGAGGAGCTTCCCGCCTCGGCGGCGGGCACGGACGTTCCGGCTTCACCAGGGCCGAGCCCCAAAGACACCCGGCCGATGCCTGGGCCACGGCCCGTGGATACCCGGCTGCCTGCCGCGCCGGGTGTCACGGATGCGGTGTCCTCGCCGGGCCCTCGCCCCACGGACACCCGGCCACTCTCCGTCATGCTGGGGCGCGATACCGGCCCGCGCGCCGATGAGGCCCGCCAGGATTTCGTTCCAGGCACGCCGCTCTATCTCGCACCCGAGCTGTGGCGCGGTGAGCCCGCCAGCCGGGCCAGCGACGTCTATGCGCTGGGCATCCTCCTCTACGAACTGTGCGCGGGCCACGCGCCCCATGAAGGCGTACCGTTGGAGCAGCTCGGGGCCGCGATACAGGAGCGTCCCCCACCGCCTCTCTCCGAGCGCGCACCAGGGCTGTCGCCAGCCTTCGCCGCCATCGTGGACCGATGCGTCGACGCGGACCCGGCCCGGCGCTACGAGTCGGGTGACGCACTTCGGGAAGCACTCGAAGCGCTCAGCACGCCCACGCGCGCCAGTGCCATCCCCACCGGCAATCCCTACCTGGGACTGCGGGCCTTCGATGCCGCGCACCGGAGCGTCTTCTTCGGCCGCGAACCCGAGCTGCGAGAGGTCCTGGACCGGCTGCGCGGCGACACCTTCGTCCTGCTGGCGGGCGACTCCGGCGTGGGCAAATCCTCGCTGTGCCGGGCAGGCATTCTCCCTGCTGTCAGCCAGAGCGGCCTGGAGGATGGCGGGCCCGCCTGGGCAGTCATCTCCGGGACACCCGGGCGCCGTCCGCTGGAGACCTGGGTGGAGCTGCTAGCCCCCGTGGTCGGAGAGAGCGCGGATGCCTTGCGCGCACGCCTCACCACCGAGGAGCCCGGCGTCCTGGCCCGAGCCCTGCGCCGCCGGCCAACGAACGCTCCACCCCTGCTCCTCTTCATCGACCAGCTCGAGGAGCTCGTCACCTTCTCGGAGTCCACGCAGGCGGCCCGGCTCGCCGAGGAACTGGCCCTGGTGCTGCGCCGCGCGCCCCGCTTCCGCCTCCTCACCACCGCTCGCAGCGACTGCCTCACACGGATGGTGGCCCTCCCGGGTCTGGGTGATGAACTGCCGCGCGCGCTCCACCTGCTGCGCGCCCTCTCCGAACACGGGCTGCGAGAAGCCGTGGCAGGCCCCGTCCGCGTGCTGGGCATGCGCTTCGAAAGCCCCGCCATGGTGGACGCCCTGGTCGCCTCCGCGGCCCGGGCCGAGGGAGGACTGCCCCTGCTCCAGTTCGCGCTGGAGGCACTCTGGGAGGCACGAGATTCCCAACGCCAGCTCATCCCCGCCGCCGCACTGGAGGCCCTGGGCGGCGTGGAAGGAGCGCTGGCCCGTCACGCGGACGCCGTGGTCGTCCGTCTCCGGCCCGAGCAACGGCCTCGCGCCCGCGCAATGCTCCTGGAGTTGGTGACGCCCGAGGGCACGCGCCTGCGCCGTACCCAGGAGGAGCTGCTGCGTGGCCCCGACGACGACGCCGGACGCGCGGTGCTGGACGGACTGGTGCGCGGCCGGCTGCTCACCGCGGGCGAGGCGGAGGACGGAGACGGCGTGTACACGCTGGCCCACGAAAGCCTCGTCACCGGCTGGGACACCCTGCGCGGGTGGTTGGGGCAGGACGAGCAACGCCGTGCCGTGCGAATGCGCCTGGAGCGCGCCGCCGCGGAGTGGGAACGGCTGGGCCACCCGCCCGAACTGCTCTACGGCGAGCGGCAGCTCACCGAGAGCCGCGCCGCGGGCCTTTCCCATGTCGAGAAACCGCGGGAGCGCGACTTCCTCTCCCGCTCACGAAGAGCCGTGCGTCGGCGCCGGGTGACGCGCTGGCTGGCCGTGGCCCTGGTGCCCCTGGTGCTGGGAGGCGTGGTGGGCGTCACGCGCGTGCAGGCCCGGGCGCAACTGGATGCCCGCATCAACCGCCACCTGGACGAGGCCAAGGTGCAGCAGGTCGCGTTGGACATGCGCCGCGCCGAGCTGGACCAACTGAGCGCCGAAGCCTTCACCCTGTTCGACACGCCGGGCCCTCAGAACCGCGAAGCAGCCGAAGCCGTGTGGAGCCGCGCCCAACAGACCCGGCAGGCGGTGGAGGAGACCGCGCTGCGCGCCATGTCGGAGCTGGAGGCCGCCTGGGGCCTGGCGCCCGGAAACCCTCGGGTGAGCCCGCTCATGGCCAACTTGTTGGTAACGCGCGTGGAGTTCGCCGAGCAGGAACGCCAACCCGAGCAGCGCGCGCAGTGGCTCGCGCGGCTCGGGGCCCACGACCCCATGGGCGAGCTGCGCCGGGGGCTGACGGCACCGGCACGGCTGACGCTCACCAGTGAGCCCGCGGGCGCTCGCGTGCGGCTGCTGGAGCCCACGCCAGAGGGAGAGCCCGTCCCGGGACGCGACCTGGGACAGACGCCCCTGCACGAGGTGGCACTGCCCGCGGGGTCCCACCTCCTGGTGATGGAAGCGCCGGGCCGGTTTCCGGTGCGCGTCCCCGTGCTCCTCGCATCCGGCGAGCGGCTGGCGCTGGACGTGCCCCTTCCAGCCGCGGGGTTGGTACCCGAGGGCTTCGTGCACATCCCCGCCGGACGCTTCCTCCAGGGCGCGTCGGAGAGCGAATATCTGCGGCGTGCATTCTTCTTCGCGCCGCCACTGCATCGCGTGGACACGGGCGCGTACCTCATCGCGCGGCACGAGGTGACGTTCGCGCAGTACATCGCCTTCCTGGAGACGCTGCCCCCCGAGGAGCGCGCCGCGCGGATGCCGGGCTCGCGCCGCCGCCTCACCGTGGTGGACCTGGCCCACGAACCAGATGGCCGCTGGCGGCTCACCCTGCGCCCCGCGTCCGCAAGCTACAGCGTGAGGGACGGTGAACGACTGCGCTACGGCAAGCGGGACCGTCGGCAGGAGCAGGACTGGCTGCGCTTCCCCGTGTCCGCCGTCTCCTTCGACGATGCCCTGGCCTACGTGGCGTGGCTGGGCCGCACCGGCCAGGTGCCAGGCGCGCGCATGTGCACGGAGCGGGAGTGGGAACGGGCCGCGCGAGGCGCGGACGGCCGCCGCTACCCTGCGGGCGACTGGCTGGCGCCGGACGACGCCAACCATGACGCCACTTATG